One uncultured Carboxylicivirga sp. genomic window, TACTCGGTTCTGTTAGAAAATTATAATATCAAGGCTGAATTAACTGCCACGCTTCGAACAGGAATGCATAAATACACGTTTCCGGCCTCTGAGGATGCTCACATCATACTTGATCTGAAACACGGAATTGCAAATAATGTAACCGATTCGGAGCTTAAGATACTTTCTGAGACTAAGGTGGAAGGAAAACGTTTTTCGCAGGGATGGGCAAGTAATCAACAATTATTTTTTGCCATTGAATTTTCTAAACCTTTTGAAAAAACAGAACTGGCAAAGGATGATCAGATCATTTCTTCCACTTCTGAAGCACAGGGTAAAAATATTAAAGCTGCATTCAGCTATCAAACAAAAGAAGGCGAAAGCATCCTTGTAAAAGTGGCCATCTCATCTGTATCATGCGAAAATGCATGGGCTAATATGAAGGCCGAAAACAGCGGATTTGATTTTGATACAACCTTGGCTAAAGCAAAAGAAACATGGAATAAAGAATTATCCAAGATTGAAGTGGAAGGCGGTACTGCTGATGATAAAATGATCTTTTACTCAGCATTGTATCATACCAAAATACACCCTAATACATTTCAGGATGTTAATGGCGAGTATCGAGGTATGGATATGAAGGTTCATAAAGCTGAAGACCGTACTCATTACACTTTATATTCGTTATGGGATACATTCCGAGCTTTACATCCACTTTACTCCATTATCGACACAAAATATAACAACGATTTTATCAAGGCGATGATTGCCAAGTATGATGAATCGGGTCGTTTGCCTGTTTGGGAACTGTGGAGCAACGAAACCAACACCATGATTGGCTACCATTCGGTACCTGTAATAGCCGATGCAATTCTAAAAGGATATTACACAGGCGATGTAGATAAAGCTTACCAGGCTATGGTAAGCTCAGCCATGGCTGATGGGCAGGGATTAAAAGACTATAAACACATGCATTATATTCCGCGCGAAAAAGAAGCTAACTCTGTTTCGAAAACCGTGGAATATGCCTTTGATGATTATGCCATTGCCCAGGTTGCTCTTAAATTAGGCAAAATGGATGATTACAAGGAATTCACGCTTCGATCACTTAATTACAAAAACGTGTTTGATCCGGAAACTAAATTTATGCGTGGACGCGATGAAAACGGAGTATGGAATCCCGACTTTAATCCAATGGCCATCACATTGTTTGGATCCGGAGATTTTACAGAAGGAAATTCATGGCACTATTCTTTCTTTGCTCCTCACGACATGAACGGGTTGATTGAGTTATATGGAGGGAAAGAAGCTTTCATTGCCAAATTGGATGAGATGTTCGGTCAGGAAGCAATAAACGACAATGAACATGCACATGATGTTACCGGACTGATCGGTCAGTATGCACAGGGTAACGAACCATCGCACCATGTAATTTACACCTACAATTTTGCCCAGCGTCCGGATAAAACACAGGCAATGATTCGTCGCGTATTGAAGGAGATGTATACTACTGATAAAGATGGTTATAGTGGAAACGAAGATACAGGTCAGATGTCTGCCTGGTATGTTTTATCATCCATGGGCTTCTACCCTATGAATCCTGTGAGTGATCAATACATAATTGGAAGTCCGGTATTTGATAAAATCACCATCAACCTCGAGGATGGTAAACAATTTATCATTGAAGCCAGGAACAATTCTGAATCGAATGTTTATATAAGTTCTGCCTCATTAAATGGTAAAGCTTATAAGTTTACCTACCTCAAACATTCGGATATTATTAAGGGTGGTAAACTAACCTTCGAGATGAGTTCAACTCCTCAAAACTGGGGAACATCCATTGAAGCTGCTCCTGTTGAATGGGCTAAAGAAGTGGGTATTGAAATCGAGCCTCGTCCGTTAAAAGCTTTTATGCCATATCCGGCTACTCAGGCACGTATTTTTGAAGATAAACTTTCGGTAGCATTGCAATGTCAAACTGAAGACGTTGTTATTTATTATACGCTGGATGGAAGCACTCCTACTACAAATTCAAAGATATACAACAAGCCCATCGTTCTAAAGAAATCAACAACATTAAAAGCTATCAGTGTTAAGGATGGTTATATCAACAGTGATGTTAAAAGCATTCAGTTCCGTAAAGCCTATTTTAACAACAGAACCAATGAATATCCTATACTTTCAAGCAATGCAACTATATCAGAAGCTTATAATCCGGGTATTCAAACATTGATTGATGGAAAGTTGGGTTCGAACAATTATCGCGATGGACTTTGGACTGGCACAAACGACGAAAAATTTGAAGCAATAATTGATTTAGGCAAAAAGAAAAAAATAAGTCAGGTGAGTGTGAATTTCACACAAAACACAGGTTCATGGATCTTTCCTCCAAAATCAATTACTATTTCAGGATCGAATGACGGTGAAAACTTTACAGAGATTGCAAAAGAAGAATATGAACTACCAAACGGTCATGTTGACATACTCGTTTTAACGAAAACACTGGTTGCAAAAACAAAAGCTTGCTATCTGAAGGTAGTTATCGAAAGTGCAGGTATGTTGCCAAGCTGGCACTCAGGTTCTGGTCTGCCATCCTACTTGTTTATTGATGAGATAACGGTTGAGTAAATTATTGATGAGTCGATTAATCGATTTTCAATGCGACAATTTGTAATTCTTTAATATCTAATGCATTAATCTTGATTGAGAATAAAAACATTCAAATATGAAACGAATATTAACCATCATAACAGCAGTTGGCTTATTGAGTTCTGTAAGTGCTCAAACCCCGGCTGAGTATGTCAATCCGTTTATTGGCAGCGATAACTACGGAACAACTAATCCGGGGGCTATTGTTCCCAGAGGGATGATCTCGGCTGTTCCGTTTAATGTATCGGGCCAACCCAATAAACATGAAAAAGATAGTAATTGGTGGAGCACCCCATACTCAAATGTAAACGAGACATTTACAGGTTTTAGTCATGTAAATCTTTCAGGTGTTGGATGCCCTGACCTGGGAACCATTATTCTGATGCCTACAACTGGAGAACTCAGAACAAGTCCCGGAGAATATGCAACAGCATACACCGACGAAGAGGCTGAGCCTGGTTATTACACTAACAGACTAACTCGTTACGATATTAAAACAGAAGTAACAGCAAGTGTAAGAAGTGCTATAAACCGTTATACTTTCCCGGCCGGACAGGCAAACATATTATTAAACCTGGGACTGGGATTAACCAATGAACAGGATGGATATTTGCGCATTACATCCAGCAACGAAGTGGAAGGCTTCAGAACCGTTGGCTCATTTTGCTACAACAGTCCTGAGGAGATTTACCCGGTTTATTTTGTAATTAAGCTGGATAAAAAAGCAGATACTTTCGGAACCTGGAAAAAACCACCACATTATAATGGTGTGGAAGGAAACTGGATGGGCTATAACGGTAAAACCCGCTTAATGGAAGAGTATACTAAACCCTTGGTTGGTGACAGTATCGGGGCTTATTTCACCTATCATTTTGATAAAGAAACTGAAATTGAGGTGCAGATTGGTGTAAGCTATGTGAGTATAGCCAACGCTCGAGAAAATCTTCAAAAAGAAATTGCTGGTAAGCATTTTGATGAGATACGCACTCAGGCCTATAATAAATGGAACGAAACCCTTTCGCGCATCAAGGTAAAAGGTGGTACCGAGGATCAGAAAACGATTTTTTATACAGCCTTGTATCACACCCATATCCACCCCAATACACTAAATGATGTAAATGGTGAATTCCCAACTGTTGGTTCTGGTAAAACTGGTCGGACCGATGGTAACCGTTACACTGTTTTCTCATTATGGGACACCTACCGCAACATGCATCAGTTAATGAGCCTTGTATACCCTGAAGAGCAATTAGGAATGGTTCGTTCAATGATTGATATGTATAAAGAAAACGGCTGGTTACCTAAGTGGGAATTAAACTCAACCGAGACTTTTACCATGGTGGGAGATCCTGCTGCTGTTGTGATTGCGGACACCTATATGCGTGGCTTACGCGATTTTGATACAGAACTGGCAATGGAGGCCATGCTCAAGAGCGCCACTCAAACAGAAAAAAATCCATTACGTCCGGAATTAAGCGAATACTTAAAACACAAGTACATACCTGTTCAGGAAGAATTTGATGGTTCTGTTTCAACCACCTTAGAATACGGCGCTGCTGACTTTGCTATTGCTCAGATGGCAAAAGAAATGGGACGAACAATAACCTATAAAACCTTTATGGATCGTGCCGGATATTACAAAAACATGTATGATAAAGGCGAAGGTGTGATGCGTCCCCGAATGAGTGATGGCAGCTGGTTTGCACCCTTCTCTCCTATGGATGGTGCCAACTTTAAGCCTGTTACAGGATTTATTGAAGGAACATCCTGGCATTATTCGTTTATGGTACCCTACGATGCCAAAGGTTTGATTAAACTGAATGGAGGAAGTAAGAAGTTTGTTAACAAGCTTCAAAGCGTGTTTGATAATGGTTTATACGAGCCTGACAATGAACCTGATATGGGTTATGCTTTTCTTTTCAACTATATAAAAGGTGAAGAATGGCGAACTCAAAAAGAAGTTCGTAAGATTATTGATCATGATTACTCAAATACTCCTGCAGGAATACCGGGCAACGATGATACCGGAACCATGTCGGCCTGGCTGACCTTTGCTATGATGGGTATCTACCCTGATGCTCCGGCTGTTCCTCAGTACACTATCTGCAGCCCTTATTTCGATGAAATCAGTATTCAGTTGAATTCAAATTTTTACAGTGGTAAAAACTTCACCATTGAAACAGTTAAAGCAACAAATGAAGCAACCACAATCGATAAGATGGAGTTAAATGGAAAACCTTTAAACAGCTATTTTATCAGTCACGATGATATTGTGAAGGGTGGAAAGCTCAAAATCTGGATGAAGTAATTAGCACCTACTACTATTCATTATACTATCTAAAGCAGCTTCTCTATTTCGGGAGCTGCTTTTGTATTTTATTTTAAACAGCTAAAGAATCAGTTAGATGGAATCACATCCAACACATTTTTCCGATGTGATGCTCCCCATTTTTGCAGTTGCAGAATTATTTTCACCAACTCATTTCCCGGAGTTGTTAACGAATACTCTACAGATTTGAGATTATCATTTAATTCTTTACGATTTACAACTCCATTGATCTCCAACTCCTTTAACTCTTTTGATAAGATACGCGGAGATATGCCATGGCATTTTTTCATCTCATTAAAACGTCTGGGTTCTGATGCCAGACAGAGGATTAAGCGCATTTTCCACTTTCCGTTCAACACACACATTAAATCATTAAGAGGCACAAAGAAACCATTACAGTCCCCTTGTCCTGAGCATTTAACACAAGCCATCGATTTCAATTAAGTAACCAGTTACAAAAAGAATACTTTAGCAAAGGTAACCGAATTAATTATTTACTTTGCAGCTCATCAGAAGAAAGAAAAATGAGCATTGCAATCGTTTCATTTACATCATTTACTATCAACCTGTTATTAGGTAGATGGAGAGCAAAATATAAGAAGTTCACCATAGCATGGTGGTTACTTATTCATGCATCTATACCTATCCTAATTCCTTTGCGCATCTGGCTGGATACTCCTAAAATATGGATACCTCTGTTTATTGGAATTGCAATTGCCGGTCAGTTTATTGGTTCAAGATATTTAGTAAACAACATAGCTTCTGATATGGATGCAGATAATTCAGAATCAACCCAATAACAGGAATAATTAATTAATTGTATTCGAGTTATATCTCAAATTCACTAATTCATTTATTAGTCCGTTAAAAATAAAGCCATGAAAAGGCATTACAGAATACCAGTATAATCTTCCGGATAAACCTTTGGGCCTAAAAGTGGCTGTTTGAATAAGAATATTGTCTTCTATTCGAAATTCAAGCCAGGCCTCGCCGGGCAACCTCATTTCGGCTAATAACAATAAGCGTTTCTCATCTTTATCAGCATAAAGTACTCTCCAGAAATCCAATGTGTCACCAGCATTAATAGTATTTACATTAGTCCGTCCCCTGCGTAATCCAACACCTCCAACCATCTTATCCATCACTCCTCTTAATTTCCAAAGCCAGTTACTATAGTACCAACCGGTTTCTCCTCCAATTCGCCAGATAGACTCAATGCAAGAATGAATATCAGTTACCTTTTTCTTCCTAATATCCTTATAACATCCATATTGAGGCACACGTATATAATCCGATATCATAAAATTCATTCGCCCACTTATGGTCGAGTCCTTCCAACTGGAAACAATTTCATTTTGTTCTATTTTCTTAAAAGCCCGTTGAATACATTCTTTGTATGAAAGAGGTTGAAATTGTAATAAGCGATTAATTTCATCGTCTTTCGCTATCACCTCAACTTTCATACTATCAACCAACGAGACAGCAAGTTTGTAGGACGTAGAAGTTACAAAATACAACCAATAGGACGATAATTTAGGAGTCATCACAGGAACGGTCCAAATGTACCTCTTCAGTTTCCTTACTTCTGCAAAGTTCAGCAACATCTCTTTATAAGTCAGAATTTCTTGTCCTCCTATATCAAAACTGCCATTAAAAAAAACTTTCTTATTAATCACACCTGTTAGAATAATAATAACATCAGAGATACCTATAGGTTGACATTTGGTTTTGAGCCAACGGGGCGCTATCATAACGGGTAATTTCTCAACCAAATCGCGTATAATTTCAAAAGAAGCACTACCCGAACCTATAATAATCCCAGCCCGAACAGTTGTCAAGGCATAATTACCTTTACTTAATTCTGTCTCCACCATTTTTCGAGATGAAAGATGTTTTGATAAAGTATTCGAATTAACAATCCCGCTCAAATAGACAACCTGCCTTACTTGTGTTTGATTTATGTATTCACGAAAGTTTATAGCCGACTGCTTCTCTAACTCACTATAGTTTTTTGAAGAAGACATTGAATGAACAAGGTAATATGCAAAATCAATATCCTGAGGAATAGCAGTTAAGGATTCTTTTCGAATTAAATCAATCTCAATTACTTCAATATATTTTTGTAAGGATTTTTCTGGGTGGAATTTATTCCGATCTCTGACACAACAAACCACATAAAATCCTTTTTCTACCAAAATTGGCAATAAACGTTTCCCTATGTATCCTGTAGCACCTGTCAGCAGAACTCTCATACTCCATTCTTTACCTAAACAACAATTTAATTTTATAAAAGTTATAAACGATTGATGCCCTAAAAAAATGGAAGTCGATTCATAATATTTTACAGCGATTGATTATTCAAATATTAAATCCCGAAATTACTTCCATGCTTTCCAAACCATACACCTTTGGGGAAAGGGTATTTATTATGCTGCGAAATCAATTGCTAAAACACTATTAAAGAAGTTGGCTTTTAAGAAAGTTCATACTTCAACCCCTTGTTTAAAAAATTAACCAGGCAGACTCAACTAGAGCTTCAGATAAGTGTGCTGGCATATATCCAAAATCATATCATAGCACAAATAAACAGACAGTTACTCAGAGTCAGACCATCAATTATTCCAAATCAGTCTTTAATTTCTGCACTTTACTTTTAAGTTGATTAAAGAACCGAAATCGCTCCCGCTCTGATGTACCACTTAATTGCATCGACTTGGATATAGTATTGTCAATCCATTTTTCTGTTTCATCATTAAATGCTGAATCAGCAGTAAAAATGGCATTAATGGTAAACAACTTTATGGATGTAGTAGTGCCGGTTGAACCTTTCATTTGAATAAAGTCGTTTTGCATATCTACCGGACTGAGGTATAAATTAAAACGTGTGGAGATACCTTTGTAAACTTTGGCTGCAACTTGTGTTTTTTGCTCAATATCACAAACCATATCATGTAATTGTTTAACCAATAAAACAGCTGTTTCTTTAGATTCAAAACTACCAATATCCCTATAATATCCTAATAAATTCAAAATTGGTTCAATGGTATGATCACTCCATATTTCGATGGATGGTATTTGTAAGAACGAATCAACTATGGTTTGATAGGCGACTTTAAGTTTATCCGGATTTAACTTTTTCACAAAAGCTTCATAGGTGATTACCTCGTTGGTTAAACTTCGAAAAAGGGCATAGACCTTAAAAAAAGTAAGCTCGGTATATGGCAGAAAATGAAATATGGGTATATCCTGAGCTGTTATCTTACATAAGTTGCCTTTATTTGCAGCTAAATTGGTATACAAAAGTGCCAATCTGTCCATGTACATTTCATAAACCTGTGCTGATGAAAAATCAAGTGGTGAATAGTTAAATGGTATTGAATCAACCCTATGATTAAACAAATGATCCAGGGAAATATTAAAATGCGAACACAATAATTTCAATTCACTTAACGACAACTCCTTATCACCTCTAATTCTGCGATAAGTTGAATCGGAACTGATCCCTAATAAGTCACCAATAACATCGGCTAACCTTAAGTTCGAATCTATCTTCTTCTTAATTTCCTCAAAAAGCAGTTGTTGAATCATTGGATTAATTAATGAAAAATCAATAAGTGAACTAAAACTATTTGCAATAATCCGTAAATATATAATATACATAATGGATTATTGCAAAAATCAAGAAGAAATGCTTCAGTTACCAACATCATAAAACCCATAATTTACTGAATATCCTTAAAAGACTCTTTATCCTTTTCAAATAGTCGTTTTAATCAGCCAGCCTTCCTAATTACTTTTGAAACTATCAAATCAAACTAACTACAAAAACAAAAGCCATGCTAAAGAATTTTCAAATACTCATGCCACTAATTATCTGGGGAGGATTTCTATTCGGGAAATATGAAGTTTCAGCTGTCAATCAAGATCAATCATCTAAAAAGGCAACAGAGATGCAATCAATGCACTTGAAAACTTCAAACGATCAACGACTAATTAAACCCATAAGGTTATGTGGTAATACAAGCTCAGATTTATTCTGACAAATGAACTTCCAGAGTAAGTGAAGTATTATAACTTTCCCAAAGTGTGTTATCTATCTTCTTATGTATGGTGACAAATAACAAAACAAGTCCAGCTTTTTTAGGTGTAAATGTAAACACACCTTCTTCGTTGGCATATATAGTACTTTCTCTTATGTCCTCAACATCATACAAGTCCTCTATCCTTTTCTGTTCGTAATGTTCGTTGTTATAAACCACCACGATACGGGCATTGGCTACTGGTATTCCATCATGGTAAACTTTAAATTTTGTTTGCTGATTAGAAATCATTTCATTGGGTGATGATAATGGTATTATTTCAACTCCATTACCAACCAAATGAGTCTTATAATTAGCTTTTCCCTTCTTCAGATAAGTATCAGCACTACTATAATATTGAAGACTGGTTAAGGTGCCTTCATGCTTTTTTATTTCATCAGAAAAATAAAGCTTGCCATCGGCTGTTTCTATTGCCTTGTATTTGGGTCCTTTACGCAAAGCAGCATGAATTCGATAGGTTCCTTCGCCAGATATTACCGGCTCGAGGTAGCAGGCTGCACGTGTTTTTGCTGTTGGTTCCACTATTTCTTCTCCTTCTGGACCAAACATAGTATAAAATGGAGCCACCATGGCAAAATCTGCCTGAAAAGGAAACTCAGTAAAGGAAGACTCAATTTGCAATCGGTTATGCAATATAATAAACTGGTTAGGCTTTAAAAAAGGCACGTGAGCATCAACAATAAGAGTATTGAAAACACCTAACAACAAAACTAAAAGCACTACTTTTTTCATTGACATTTATTAAATATTAAACATTCATAATAAAGCAGATGCGGGAAAATGAAAAGAACTTTTCGCGAAGTTATTATCTCATGCCTTTCTCCCGAAAGCTACGATACTTATATTCGGCAGGTCTTCTGACTTGTTCCTGTTTTATCGCCTTCCCATTTTTTCATCAGAACAGTGGCTTGAATGATAAAACATTTCATTGGAACTTACAGCTACGGGGATAGTTCCTGACTCTAACAGGATTCCCTTTTAATCGATAAGAACCGAATACAGAAACAAAAATATGGAAAGAATGTGTGAATTCAGCCTAATACAGTTATATATTTTAAAATTAGTATAGCTGACATTAATGTCCAATCTTATTTTTCTTACCCAAAACGTTCTTACACCAACATTCACTAAATTCTCACATAGCACCCTCCATTTTGGACATTCAATTCACAATAATTCCATTTTTTATCACAAAATATCTTAAATGAGGTACATTCTAAAAAGAAAACATCTTTTATAGCTGTGGCATTAAATTACTCTTTTTATCTTTGCACCTTCGAAATAGCTGTTTGGGGGGACATGGAATCGAACAGTTGTATTTAAGAAATTAAATAAAACACAAACAGTAACAGCTATGGAAAAAAGTATCCATAAAGATCAGGTAGAACGGTTCGGATCCATTCTACTGGAAATTGGTTCCTTACTTATGAGTTACGGAGCCAACAGTATGCGAATCAGAGTAACACTTAACCGAATAGCTAAAGCCTTTGGCTATAATCTTGAGTTATTGATTACTCACCGTGCTTTAATGCTACATATCGACGACAAGGACGATCAGCATTCATTCAACCAACTAAAACGCACTTCACCCCACGGAGTTAATTTCCGCTTGGTTAGTGGTATAAGCAATATGAGTTGGCGCATTGTAA contains:
- a CDS encoding GH92 family glycosyl hydrolase produces the protein MKIFKNNAKYLIKNLPLALLFLFASTLNAQEKDYTQFVDPFIGTGGHGHTFPGATLPFGMVQLSPDTGVEGWDWCSGYHASDSSVIGFSHTHLSGTGGADYGDVLLIPTIGKVNFEPGTKADPDAGYRSRFSHQNETASPGYYSVLLENYNIKAELTATLRTGMHKYTFPASEDAHIILDLKHGIANNVTDSELKILSETKVEGKRFSQGWASNQQLFFAIEFSKPFEKTELAKDDQIISSTSEAQGKNIKAAFSYQTKEGESILVKVAISSVSCENAWANMKAENSGFDFDTTLAKAKETWNKELSKIEVEGGTADDKMIFYSALYHTKIHPNTFQDVNGEYRGMDMKVHKAEDRTHYTLYSLWDTFRALHPLYSIIDTKYNNDFIKAMIAKYDESGRLPVWELWSNETNTMIGYHSVPVIADAILKGYYTGDVDKAYQAMVSSAMADGQGLKDYKHMHYIPREKEANSVSKTVEYAFDDYAIAQVALKLGKMDDYKEFTLRSLNYKNVFDPETKFMRGRDENGVWNPDFNPMAITLFGSGDFTEGNSWHYSFFAPHDMNGLIELYGGKEAFIAKLDEMFGQEAINDNEHAHDVTGLIGQYAQGNEPSHHVIYTYNFAQRPDKTQAMIRRVLKEMYTTDKDGYSGNEDTGQMSAWYVLSSMGFYPMNPVSDQYIIGSPVFDKITINLEDGKQFIIEARNNSESNVYISSASLNGKAYKFTYLKHSDIIKGGKLTFEMSSTPQNWGTSIEAAPVEWAKEVGIEIEPRPLKAFMPYPATQARIFEDKLSVALQCQTEDVVIYYTLDGSTPTTNSKIYNKPIVLKKSTTLKAISVKDGYINSDVKSIQFRKAYFNNRTNEYPILSSNATISEAYNPGIQTLIDGKLGSNNYRDGLWTGTNDEKFEAIIDLGKKKKISQVSVNFTQNTGSWIFPPKSITISGSNDGENFTEIAKEEYELPNGHVDILVLTKTLVAKTKACYLKVVIESAGMLPSWHSGSGLPSYLFIDEITVE
- a CDS encoding GH92 family glycosyl hydrolase, which encodes MKRILTIITAVGLLSSVSAQTPAEYVNPFIGSDNYGTTNPGAIVPRGMISAVPFNVSGQPNKHEKDSNWWSTPYSNVNETFTGFSHVNLSGVGCPDLGTIILMPTTGELRTSPGEYATAYTDEEAEPGYYTNRLTRYDIKTEVTASVRSAINRYTFPAGQANILLNLGLGLTNEQDGYLRITSSNEVEGFRTVGSFCYNSPEEIYPVYFVIKLDKKADTFGTWKKPPHYNGVEGNWMGYNGKTRLMEEYTKPLVGDSIGAYFTYHFDKETEIEVQIGVSYVSIANARENLQKEIAGKHFDEIRTQAYNKWNETLSRIKVKGGTEDQKTIFYTALYHTHIHPNTLNDVNGEFPTVGSGKTGRTDGNRYTVFSLWDTYRNMHQLMSLVYPEEQLGMVRSMIDMYKENGWLPKWELNSTETFTMVGDPAAVVIADTYMRGLRDFDTELAMEAMLKSATQTEKNPLRPELSEYLKHKYIPVQEEFDGSVSTTLEYGAADFAIAQMAKEMGRTITYKTFMDRAGYYKNMYDKGEGVMRPRMSDGSWFAPFSPMDGANFKPVTGFIEGTSWHYSFMVPYDAKGLIKLNGGSKKFVNKLQSVFDNGLYEPDNEPDMGYAFLFNYIKGEEWRTQKEVRKIIDHDYSNTPAGIPGNDDTGTMSAWLTFAMMGIYPDAPAVPQYTICSPYFDEISIQLNSNFYSGKNFTIETVKATNEATTIDKMELNGKPLNSYFISHDDIVKGGKLKIWMK
- a CDS encoding helix-turn-helix domain-containing protein, producing the protein MACVKCSGQGDCNGFFVPLNDLMCVLNGKWKMRLILCLASEPRRFNEMKKCHGISPRILSKELKELEINGVVNRKELNDNLKSVEYSLTTPGNELVKIILQLQKWGASHRKNVLDVIPSN
- a CDS encoding SDR family oxidoreductase, which translates into the protein MRVLLTGATGYIGKRLLPILVEKGFYVVCCVRDRNKFHPEKSLQKYIEVIEIDLIRKESLTAIPQDIDFAYYLVHSMSSSKNYSELEKQSAINFREYINQTQVRQVVYLSGIVNSNTLSKHLSSRKMVETELSKGNYALTTVRAGIIIGSGSASFEIIRDLVEKLPVMIAPRWLKTKCQPIGISDVIIILTGVINKKVFFNGSFDIGGQEILTYKEMLLNFAEVRKLKRYIWTVPVMTPKLSSYWLYFVTSTSYKLAVSLVDSMKVEVIAKDDEINRLLQFQPLSYKECIQRAFKKIEQNEIVSSWKDSTISGRMNFMISDYIRVPQYGCYKDIRKKKVTDIHSCIESIWRIGGETGWYYSNWLWKLRGVMDKMVGGVGLRRGRTNVNTINAGDTLDFWRVLYADKDEKRLLLLAEMRLPGEAWLEFRIEDNILIQTATFRPKGLSGRLYWYSVMPFHGFIFNGLINELVNLRYNSNTIN
- a CDS encoding DUF4198 domain-containing protein; its protein translation is MKKVVLLVLLLGVFNTLIVDAHVPFLKPNQFIILHNRLQIESSFTEFPFQADFAMVAPFYTMFGPEGEEIVEPTAKTRAACYLEPVISGEGTYRIHAALRKGPKYKAIETADGKLYFSDEIKKHEGTLTSLQYYSSADTYLKKGKANYKTHLVGNGVEIIPLSSPNEMISNQQTKFKVYHDGIPVANARIVVVYNNEHYEQKRIEDLYDVEDIRESTIYANEEGVFTFTPKKAGLVLLFVTIHKKIDNTLWESYNTSLTLEVHLSE